The Anaerolineales bacterium region CCCAACCAGGCCCAACAACTGATGAAGCGCGTCTCGGCCCTGCGTGAGCAGGTGGAGAGCTGGCGCAAGCTGGAGCAGCGCATCGCCGAAAACCGTGAACTAGCCGAACTGGGCGATGAGAGCCTGCGGACCGAGCTGACCGCCGAGGCCGAAGTGGTGGAGCGCGAGGTGGACCAGCGCGAGCTGCGCACCCTGCTGTCTGGCGAGCACGACAGCGGCAATGCCCTGCTGAGCATCAACGCCGGCGCGGGCGGCACGGATTCGCAGGATTGGGCGGCAATGCTGCAGCGCATGTACCTGCGCTGGGCGGAAGAAGAGGGCTACAAGACCGAGATCATCGACTCGACCGCGGGCGAGGAAGCCGGCATCAAAAGTGTCACTATCGAAGTGAGCGGCCCGTACGCCTACGGCTACCTGCGCCCGGAGAAAGGCGTGCACCGCCTGGTGCGGCTCTCTCCGTTCGACTCGGCCCGACGCCGCCATACCTCGTTCGCCCAAGTGGAAGTGCTGCCGCAGGTGGAGGATATGGAGCTGGACATCAATCCGAACGATCTGCGCATCGATACCTTCCGCTCGGGCGGCGCGGGCGGCCAGAACGTGCAGAAGAACGACACCGCCGTGCGCATCACTCACATCCCCACCGGCATCGTAGCCAGCTGCCAGAACGAGCGCTCACAAGCCCAGAACCGCGAGAACGCCATGCGAGTGCTAAAAGCGCGGCTGCTGGAAGTGCTGGAGGCCGAACAGGCCAAGGAGTTGGCCGAGTTGCGCGGTGAATATCAGAAGGCGGAATGGGGAAGCCAGATCCGCTCGTATGTGCTGCACCCCTACCAGCTGGTGAAAGACCACCGCACAGAATATGAAGAAGGCAACAGCCAGGCCGTGCTGGATGGGCGGTTGAACGGATTCATTGAGGCGTACTTGAAATCGCAAGTTGGGAATTAGGCAGACGCAAATCTCAGTCTCGTGATTTCCTAATTGAGCCTTCCCCAGTACCATCGTGCCGATGAATTCACAGCGCCTTCAACTCACCCGCTACGCGTGGCTGTCGATTGCCGCGGCGGTGGTCACCATTGGACTGAAAACGGCGGCCTGGCGGGTGACCGGCTCGGTAGGCCTGCTGTCTGACGCGCTCGAATCGCTGGTGAACCTGGCCGGCGCAGTGATGGCGCTGGGCATGCTGACGCTGGCCGCCGCCCCTCCCGACGAAGAGCACGCCTACGGCCATACCAAAGCCGAGTATTTCTCCAGCGTCATTGAAGGCGTGCTAATCCTCCTGGCGGCGGGCAGCATTGCTTACAGCGCCATCCAGGGGCTAATCAACCCAAAACCCATCGAAGCCATCGGCCTTGGGTTAGCGGTCTCGGTGCTGGCGTCTTTGATCAACCTAGGCGTGGCGCAAGTGCTACGGCGGGCGGCCCGCAAGCACAATTCGGCCAGCCTGGAAGCCAATGCACAGCACCTGATGACGGATGTATGGACCTCGGCGGGTGTATTGGCCGCGGTGGGCCTGGTGGCGCTAAGCGGCTGGCAGGTGCTAGACCCGATCGTGGCGCTGGCGGTGGCGGCCAATATCACCTACAGCGGCGTCAAGATCGTGCGCACATCGGCCGCCGGCCTGCTGGACGCGGCCCTTCCGCCCCAGGAGCTGGCGGCGGTGCAGGCCGCCATCCAGGGCCAGCTGCCGCAAGGCGTGCAGTATCACGCCTTGCGCACACGCCAGTCAGGGGCGCGCAGCTTCGTATCGCTGCATGTGCTGGTGCCGGGCGGCTGGACTGTGGCCCGCGGCCACCGCCTGCTGGAGCGGGTGGAGGCGGCGGTGCGGTCAGCACTAACCGGCGACGTCACCGTGTTCACTCACCTGGAGTCGATCGGCGACGTGGCGAGCTACGAGGACGAGGGGCTGGATAGGTGAGTGAATCAGTCACTCTACGGATTTGACAAAGCTTGCACTACCCGCTATACTTCGCCCCTGCCTGCCTAACCGCAGGCGGTTTTGTGAATTGACCTTGATTGAGAGACTACTGAAATGACACCGCTTCCAAAACGCAAAGTTTCCAAGGGCCGCCGCGACCGCCGCCGCGCCCATGACGCGCTGCAGGCCCGCAACACGGTCACCTGCTCCAACTGCGGCCAGATGCGCCTGCCCCACCAGGTATGCGCCAACTGCGGCTACTACAAGGGCCGCGAGGTCGTAAAGGTCGAACGCGAGTAAGACGAATACAGCAAACAAAAGACCCGCCAGATGGCGGGTCTTTTTATTTCGGTGCAACTTCCAGCTATTCAGTTTCCAGGTGGGCTTTGAGCTTCTGCAAATGGTCGCCGTCTTCCTTTTTCATGATGCCAGCCACCATGGGCAGCATCATCTTACGCAGCCCGCTGGCCTCCAGCTCGCAGACCCAGCGAAGCCGCGTGCCGCCGTCCTCTGGCGAGAGGTGATAGTGGTACTCCACCTTGATGCCTTCGGCCTCAGTGCTGATGCCGAAGTGCGCCGGGGACTCATAGGCCGAAACCAGCAGGTCGGCGCTGGCCTCTTTGCCGTTCATCAGGCGGGTCTCCCGAAAGCGGGTGCCAACGCCGATCGGGCCGTCGGTCAGTTTCTTGCATTCCTTGATGTTGTCGACAAACTTGCTGCCATTGGCCGGGTTGGAGATCAGGGCGAAGACCTCTTTTGGCGGGCGGGCAATATGCTCAGTGAATTCGAAACCGTTCATTGTTTCCTCTTAACTTTCGTTTTGATTGGTTCGAGCGGGACATACGCGTCCGTATACAACCGCTCCAAATGACCATTCACCTGCGCGCAGGTGTAGATCTCAAACGGCGGCGCGGCCTGCAGGCAGTACTGCTCGCCGGGCAGCCACTCAACCCCGATGTAGGTAAAGGTCTTGGCGATCTCTTCCATGCCGCCGAAGTGGCGGCGGGCCACGCACAGCCCAGGCTGCAGGACGCGGCACCCGAGCGGATACTGACCGGCAGCTATGCCTGCGGCAAGCGGAGCCTCGACTGGCAGGCAGGCGTCGAAGCGGATGTTGGCTTCGCTGCTGACGTAAGGATCATCGTGCGTGATGCCGATCAGCTTTTCCCGTGCGTAGGCGAGGCCATGCCGGTCTGCAAATTCAAACAGCGGCGCCCAGAGATCAAAGAAGGCCTGAGAGTCTTCGAGCAGGGTCTCGTAGCCTTTGTAGCGGATGAAGATCAAATGCTGAGCGGGCAGTCTTTCCACGCTGAGGGCTTCCTTTTGCATATTGAAACGCAGCGCCAGCGGGGTCTCAGCAGTGAAACCATCATAGGCATGCTGGGTCATCAGTTCATCGGCGCAGGCGCGATATTCCTTCAATACCTCACGAAACTGGGACGGATGGATATCAAACTGGCGTACGAAGGCCCGGGTGAAAGTCTCGTGGGTTTTGAACCCGGCCTCCAGCGCGATCTGCAACACATTATCTGGGCTGACCTTGAGCCGGTACACGGCACGCTCCAGACGCAAGCGACGCACATACTCCTTGGGCGCCTCCCCCACGATATGCTGAAAGACGCGGTGGAAGTGGTGCGGCGAGAAGCCAGCTAGAGCAGCCAGGCAGTCGAGCGACAGCAGTTCGTCCAGATGCTCCTCAATATGCACCAGCACGGGCAGTAGGCTGTGCAGGTGCTTACTAGTGGTTGCTGCGCGCGGGCCGGGATCAACACGCTGCCACTATAGCATCCGGCGGAAGTCCCTACTCGACATTTTTTGCGAAATTGGCAGAACACTCTTGTCTGTGGTTAATTCGCCTTACAATCTAGCCACTATGAACCTAGACCCCAAGACCACCGCTTTCATCTTCCCCGGCCAGGGCTCACAAAAAGTGGGCATGGGCAAAGAGCTGGCTGGCGCCTACCCCGAGGCGCGCCAGGTGTTTGAAGAAGCCGACGCCACGCTGGGCATTGGCCTCTCAACGCTGGCCTGGGGTGGCCCCGAAGCTGAACTCAACGACACAGTGAATACGCAACCCGCCCTGCTGGTGCACTCGGTGGCGGCGTTGC contains the following coding sequences:
- the rpmF gene encoding 50S ribosomal protein L32; the encoded protein is MTPLPKRKVSKGRRDRRRAHDALQARNTVTCSNCGQMRLPHQVCANCGYYKGREVVKVERE
- a CDS encoding SRPBCC family protein, giving the protein MNGFEFTEHIARPPKEVFALISNPANGSKFVDNIKECKKLTDGPIGVGTRFRETRLMNGKEASADLLVSAYESPAHFGISTEAEGIKVEYHYHLSPEDGGTRLRWVCELEASGLRKMMLPMVAGIMKKEDGDHLQKLKAHLETE
- a CDS encoding AraC family transcriptional regulator, coding for MLVHIEEHLDELLSLDCLAALAGFSPHHFHRVFQHIVGEAPKEYVRRLRLERAVYRLKVSPDNVLQIALEAGFKTHETFTRAFVRQFDIHPSQFREVLKEYRACADELMTQHAYDGFTAETPLALRFNMQKEALSVERLPAQHLIFIRYKGYETLLEDSQAFFDLWAPLFEFADRHGLAYAREKLIGITHDDPYVSSEANIRFDACLPVEAPLAAGIAAGQYPLGCRVLQPGLCVARRHFGGMEEIAKTFTYIGVEWLPGEQYCLQAAPPFEIYTCAQVNGHLERLYTDAYVPLEPIKTKVKRKQ
- a CDS encoding cation transporter, whose amino-acid sequence is MNSQRLQLTRYAWLSIAAAVVTIGLKTAAWRVTGSVGLLSDALESLVNLAGAVMALGMLTLAAAPPDEEHAYGHTKAEYFSSVIEGVLILLAAGSIAYSAIQGLINPKPIEAIGLGLAVSVLASLINLGVAQVLRRAARKHNSASLEANAQHLMTDVWTSAGVLAAVGLVALSGWQVLDPIVALAVAANITYSGVKIVRTSAAGLLDAALPPQELAAVQAAIQGQLPQGVQYHALRTRQSGARSFVSLHVLVPGGWTVARGHRLLERVEAAVRSALTGDVTVFTHLESIGDVASYEDEGLDR
- the prfB gene encoding peptide chain release factor 2 gives rise to the protein MLKNASNPFWSVFDLPKQEAELANLEQQAAAPDLWDNPNQAQQLMKRVSALREQVESWRKLEQRIAENRELAELGDESLRTELTAEAEVVEREVDQRELRTLLSGEHDSGNALLSINAGAGGTDSQDWAAMLQRMYLRWAEEEGYKTEIIDSTAGEEAGIKSVTIEVSGPYAYGYLRPEKGVHRLVRLSPFDSARRRHTSFAQVEVLPQVEDMELDINPNDLRIDTFRSGGAGGQNVQKNDTAVRITHIPTGIVASCQNERSQAQNRENAMRVLKARLLEVLEAEQAKELAELRGEYQKAEWGSQIRSYVLHPYQLVKDHRTEYEEGNSQAVLDGRLNGFIEAYLKSQVGN